Part of the Thiomicrospira sp. R3 genome is shown below.
AAACGAAGCGCGGGGCGTGCCTAACGCCGTTTTACGGTCTGCCCTTTTTGGGGCGATTAGGCGAGGTAAACGCGCATATCAGGACGCCGTAATTAAAGCCAGTGTTGATGGCGTGACGGTTGTACATACAGGGCCACAGCTTGACCAAGCAGATTTAGACGTTTGGGAGGAGTGTTTGCAGTTAGCAAAGACGGACGGCTTGGGTGTTGAGATACATTTTTCGGGGCACGGTTTTTTAAAGGCTATCGGCAGAAGTACAGGCAAAAGCCAGCACGACTGGCTTAAATCCGCGCTTAGACGGTTGATGACATCGCTTGTAGAGGTACAAGACGGTAAGCGTGCGTATGCAGGACAGTTAATACACGACTGGTATCGTGACGATGAAACAGGGCATCACGTTATTAAGTTAAACCCACAGGTTGCAAAGCTTTACGGATCGGACGGCTGGACGGCTATCGAAAAGCAAGAAAGGCAAGCGTTAAAAGGCCTGC
Proteins encoded:
- the trfA gene encoding plasmid replication initiator TrfA codes for the protein MELANPFKNVLAEMQAKAEAKQARSKTLEAEQEPKFAPAKIVQLPLWPNEARGVPNAVLRSALFGAIRRGKRAYQDAVIKASVDGVTVVHTGPQLDQADLDVWEECLQLAKTDGLGVEIHFSGHGFLKAIGRSTGKSQHDWLKSALRRLMTSLVEVQDGKRAYAGQLIHDWYRDDETGHHVIKLNPQVAKLYGSDGWTAIEKQERQALKGLPLAQWLHGFYSTHASPYPYKVETLHKLCGSETGEMRNFKQTLKNALEAVCEATGWDFEIDDQNLVHLKKLAIGTQKRHLARKAKKARHSKH